Proteins encoded by one window of Tunturibacter psychrotolerans:
- a CDS encoding Gfo/Idh/MocA family protein, which yields MINLEENINSKPLRIAILGTGMIGEVHRRSALLCGATLVGAMASTPERSVEMARRWHTEPILTPADLTTIAPDVVHVCTPNAMHAEHVEAAITANAHVICEKPLATSISVAQRLTELAHQRQRVATVPYVYRFHPLVREIRSRVTAGEFGRWQLLHGSYLQDWLLSPLATSWRVEAATGGPSRAFADIGSHWCDLMEFVSGERITSLTAATSITVPERPVKSEVSFQKSSDAGQTRKVDTEDAATVIFKTRSGVLGSVLISQVSAGRKNRLWFEFDGERRSAVFDQENPETIWLGGEASAEILQRDPSYGSSEQRRLSTLPAGHSQGYAQCFENFVADTYASIRGEAREGLPTFNDGLRSAHIIDAVIRSARSNTWVDVTASL from the coding sequence GTGATTAACCTGGAAGAAAACATCAATTCTAAGCCCCTGCGTATCGCGATTCTCGGAACAGGAATGATAGGAGAGGTTCATCGGCGATCTGCACTCTTATGCGGAGCCACGTTGGTCGGCGCGATGGCGTCCACTCCGGAGCGATCCGTCGAAATGGCTCGGCGTTGGCACACGGAACCGATTCTTACACCCGCTGACCTTACCACGATTGCCCCGGATGTCGTCCACGTCTGCACTCCCAACGCAATGCATGCGGAGCATGTCGAAGCAGCAATTACTGCGAACGCACACGTCATCTGCGAGAAGCCGCTTGCCACCTCGATTTCGGTTGCCCAAAGGCTCACAGAACTCGCGCATCAGCGGCAGCGAGTTGCAACGGTGCCTTATGTGTACCGATTCCACCCTCTCGTTCGTGAGATCCGTTCGCGGGTTACCGCAGGCGAGTTTGGCCGTTGGCAACTTCTCCATGGCAGCTATCTCCAGGATTGGCTTCTATCTCCACTTGCAACAAGTTGGCGAGTAGAAGCCGCAACAGGAGGACCGTCTCGGGCCTTCGCCGATATCGGTTCGCATTGGTGCGACTTGATGGAGTTCGTAAGCGGGGAGAGGATCACCTCCCTCACCGCTGCCACTTCGATTACCGTGCCAGAACGACCCGTCAAATCAGAAGTTAGTTTCCAGAAAAGCAGCGATGCAGGTCAAACGCGAAAGGTGGATACAGAAGATGCTGCCACCGTCATCTTCAAGACGCGATCCGGGGTGTTAGGTTCCGTCCTGATCTCCCAGGTTTCTGCAGGGAGAAAAAATCGGCTTTGGTTTGAGTTTGATGGGGAGCGTCGTTCTGCGGTGTTTGACCAGGAAAACCCGGAAACGATCTGGCTCGGAGGAGAAGCTAGCGCAGAAATACTTCAAAGGGATCCCTCGTATGGATCATCCGAGCAACGCCGTTTGTCCACACTGCCTGCTGGTCATTCACAAGGGTATGCTCAGTGCTTTGAGAACTTTGTTGCTGACACCTATGCGAGCATCAGAGGGGAAGCGCGTGAAGGCCTGCCTACTTTTAATGATGGGTTGCGTTCAGCTCACATCATCGACGCCGTGATCAGATCCGCCCGCTCCAACACCTGGGTAGACGTAACGGCCAGCCTTTAA